CAACAGATAGGACTTTGTTTTTGATGGAGGAAAgacatccaatgtcttctcccgccttgggcgaagcgagagggagtgtcagactcttactgactaaaaaccataccgTTCATACACCGacttttcgagcaggagccccggtaaactcgctaggtagtccgctgctccGGTTCAGGCATCAGCGCTACTGGGCccaatctgtggtggtctgatgactctttgaggcgcgccctgcttcctccttagctagtatgactgcttcgcagaaggcgGACGCCCAAGACGGGGGaagagattggatgattttgcacCCTAGAAAAAAATTGGTAAATTAAATTGCAAACGGAACTTATTCACGTTTTAATATACTCCGACAATTCGTATCAAGCGTGGCTTGTAAAAAGtcactaattaaaaaaatcttaccaTTATTCCAAATTAACGAACATTTTGCTTCGCTTACTcgttaaaacgaaaataatttggaataatTACCTACGCCATCATTTGCGcgtgaatttattattttctcaatttatttttgGGTTTAAATAGTCAATGAGGCTGTGGTAGTGGACTAGTCTTCACCAATATGTCAGCTTTAGCTTTTGTGGTAGCAATTGCAGCGTGCACCAGCCATGCGTTTGTCATGGCAGATTTTTGCATCCCCATCAGTTCTGGTAAGATTTCTTTTACCCCACTCCAAGAaaactaacgcccgaatactgaaatgctaatcaaatttaagttgtacttaaatctcgtgctatctctgtcatttacaaagaatttgtaaggacagaactatatttgagagcgtcttaaagtTGTagttgagtgacgtttgagtatttaaccatatgtgtgggagaaccagaaatgcttcggcacgaatgggccggctcgaccggagtgataccattggctttacagaaaaccgacttgaaacaacgcttgggttttgttagtgaggttacccaattaacccccttcccaatccccgattcaccatcaacccttaaattcctaatccccaaaaaggccggcaacgtacttgtaacaaaCCCCTCTGCGGTttggggtgtccatgggcggcgctgatcgcttaccatcaagtgacccgtccgctcgtttgcctcctattccataaaacacGGTTTCATCATCAGCTTACCATCAAGTAGTATAATAAAGAATCTGAATTAAATTGTGTATTCTTTTGTAATTTTCAGGCCCAACTACTGGCTACCCAATAACACTGGCGAAGACAGTCCTTGCAGCCGGCCCTACCGACTGGCAAATTCAAATTCCTGTAAGTTTCATCATTACTTTTTTTGGAACAACACGccgtttatccccgaaggggtaggcagaggtgcacattacggcacttaatgctgctgctatacaatgtacacctacatttcaccatttgtgttataagtcccatgtaataggcggtgagcctattgccatataccgggcacaattccagactccgtgctactactgagaaatttttgaaaaacagaaaaacagCCCTGTACTACTTCGCCCgaccctggaatcgaacccgagacccattgtcTGGCAGTTGCCCtggcgaccattcgaccaatgaAAGAACGAAACGAacgaaaaactaaaaattggcgaatttagtgttttttaacataattttacttttgattttCAGGACCTCACCTATTGTCCTACAGTCGTGGGAGTTACAGCACAAATATGCGACGGTGATGCTCAACCAGAGGCCCACTTTGTGAGCTTAAAACTGATCCACATTCATCGCGTCTATGGCTTCACTCCAGCCTACATCCAGCCCACAGTATACTGCCAAAGCGTTGGATCTTCCAAGTTAAGCAACTTGGGATCATACTCAAGCCTTTCCCCTAACTCTGTTTTACAATTACCATCGCCTCTAAAAGCATATAGCCAAACATATTCTTCACTAACTTTCCCCCAATCTCTTCTAGGTAACTCTCTTTCACTCTCATCTCTTAGTGACTCTTCTAAGTCTCTTTTAAGTCAGTCTGTAGCGGATCAAAGACTGCATGCTAGCGCGAATGCAGCCCCACTTTCAAGCGGTCTGAATCGCTTGTCAAAACTAAATATTTCCCCATATTACGGCAATTCTGATCAGTCAGTTTTGGATCAACAACTTCACTTGAGTTCCCTTTTGGGTCAGTCTCCGCAATCCAGTTTGAGTTTGTCTGGACTTCCTAAATTGATTGTGACTCCTCTTTTGGGCTCATCACAGTCGGTTTACGGTCAGTCAAGTCCACAACTTAGTTTGTCGTCACTATCTCCTTCATCATTGGTTGCCCAATTAGGTCCTTCATCTGGCCTAGACGGTTCAGGCTCTGTTCTTCCACGTGCTACGGCTTCCCCGCTTTTGAACCTATCTCAAAAACCGTTGTCATCATCTCTGTATGCATATTAATCAGTTTGTTTTATCACTAGCTTTCTCCTTAAACGGTTTTGGTCACAATAGATGATGTTAGACGCCTCTCATGTAGCAATTTTCCA
This is a stretch of genomic DNA from Spodoptera frugiperda isolate SF20-4 chromosome 24, AGI-APGP_CSIRO_Sfru_2.0, whole genome shotgun sequence. It encodes these proteins:
- the LOC118279048 gene encoding uncharacterized protein LOC118279048; the protein is MSALAFVVAIAACTSHAFVMADFCIPISSGPTTGYPITLAKTVLAAGPTDWQIQIPDLTYCPTVVGVTAQICDGDAQPEAHFVSLKLIHIHRVYGFTPAYIQPTVYCQSVGSSKLSNLGSYSSLSPNSVLQLPSPLKAYSQTYSSLTFPQSLLGNSLSLSSLSDSSKSLLSQSVADQRLHASANAAPLSSGLNRLSKLNISPYYGNSDQSVLDQQLHLSSLLGQSPQSSLSLSGLPKLIVTPLLGSSQSVYGQSSPQLSLSSLSPSSLVAQLGPSSGLDGSGSVLPRATASPLLNLSQKPLSSSLYAY